One Streptomyces sp. NBC_00223 genomic window carries:
- a CDS encoding sacsin N-terminal ATP-binding-like domain-containing protein, whose protein sequence is MTRAGVTRTAPEGHPDPFRTSTLRHAVTTAWSTSAARFREDANAEEDLALGGYRDRLVVELAQNAADAAIRAGVPGRLRLTLHAADPDAEDDGEAVLAAANTGAPLDAAAVESLSTLRASAKREEGPAAVGRFGVGFAAVLAVSDEPAVLSRTGGVRWSLAEARALAADIPGMAEELRRRDGHVPLLRLPFPAEGTAPEPYDTVVVLPLRDGAATDLTVRLLDAVDDALLLALPGLAEVVIETPSGVRTLTRRQLDGGDVLIEDTARIEPTRWRVGSAAGDLKPELLADRPVEERLRPVWSVTWAVPVDAEGAPATPRTAGVVHAPTPTDELLGLPALLLASFPLDPTRRHAAPGPLTDFLLDRAAEEYVRLLAGWQPVGPGVVDLVPGPLGKGELDAELRRRVLAALPRTAFLPRAAEMPVAESGGPAADPHSWDGGGPLAGEGHALRPVEAEVVEGATAQAVRVLAEVLPTLLPATLERRPALRQLGVARLTLADAVDRLAGAERPADWWWRLYDALAGTDADVLSGLPVPLADGRTVVGPRQVLLPVRGENAAEVDPAVLARLGLRLAHADAAHPLLEKLGAAPATPRAILTTPQVRAAVAASLDDDNATWDDETGLDAEELADTVLGLAKAAGLAPGEEPWLSGLALPDEDGELAPAGELVLPGSPLEAVLREGELGTVDAELADRWGEQPLTAIGVLATFALVRATDVVLDPDDLEPRDTDWAQPDDVGLLDAVDVWCEDILDQLPETDVPPVATEIIGVRDLDLVDDDAWPQALALLSRPPLRDAVTAPVRVLLPDGTTESVRPYAAWWLRDHPVLDGRRPVGLRAAGGDRLLAGLYDEAETDTAVDEQVLRALGVRTSAAALLAEPGGAAELLGRLADPGRQVGAAQLHRLYAALADLDPEQVTLPDELRAVLDGATVVVDAADAVVADAPDLLPLADGLPLLPVPPRLAAELAELFQVRRLSEAVEAAVVSEGEEHEVLPAVFDLLPAAPGAYVEHEQLLVGDGDGDGVEVDWRYVGGVLHASTVEGVAAGLAWAAGHWERRFEVAALLEDPSRTGELARDRWFD, encoded by the coding sequence GTGACCCGCGCAGGCGTGACCCGAACGGCCCCGGAAGGCCATCCCGACCCCTTCCGCACCAGCACCCTGCGCCACGCGGTGACCACCGCCTGGTCCACCTCCGCCGCCCGCTTCCGCGAGGACGCCAACGCCGAGGAGGACCTCGCCCTCGGCGGCTACCGCGACCGTCTGGTCGTCGAACTCGCCCAGAACGCCGCCGACGCGGCGATCCGCGCGGGCGTCCCCGGCCGCCTCCGCCTCACCCTTCACGCGGCCGACCCGGACGCCGAGGACGACGGCGAAGCCGTCCTCGCCGCCGCCAACACCGGCGCCCCCCTCGACGCCGCCGCCGTCGAATCGCTCTCCACCCTGCGCGCCTCCGCGAAGCGCGAGGAAGGACCGGCCGCCGTCGGCCGCTTCGGCGTCGGCTTCGCCGCCGTCCTCGCCGTCAGCGACGAACCCGCCGTGCTCAGCCGTACCGGCGGCGTCCGCTGGTCGCTCGCCGAGGCCCGAGCGCTGGCCGCCGACATCCCCGGCATGGCAGAGGAGTTGCGGCGCCGCGACGGCCATGTCCCGCTGCTGCGGCTGCCGTTCCCGGCGGAGGGCACCGCGCCGGAACCGTACGACACCGTCGTCGTCCTGCCGCTGCGCGACGGCGCCGCCACCGATCTGACGGTCCGGCTGCTCGACGCCGTGGACGACGCGTTGCTGCTCGCGCTGCCCGGACTCGCCGAAGTGGTGATCGAGACACCCTCGGGCGTACGCACCTTGACGCGACGTCAACTCGACGGCGGCGACGTGCTGATCGAGGACACCGCCCGGATCGAGCCCACCCGCTGGCGCGTCGGATCCGCCGCGGGCGACCTGAAACCCGAACTCCTCGCCGACCGACCGGTCGAGGAGCGGCTGCGTCCGGTCTGGTCGGTCACCTGGGCCGTCCCGGTGGACGCCGAGGGCGCCCCGGCCACCCCGCGCACCGCGGGCGTCGTGCACGCGCCCACCCCGACCGACGAACTCCTCGGTCTGCCCGCGCTGTTGCTCGCCTCCTTCCCGCTCGACCCGACCCGGCGGCACGCCGCCCCCGGCCCGCTCACCGACTTCCTGCTGGACCGCGCGGCCGAGGAGTACGTACGTCTGCTCGCCGGGTGGCAGCCCGTCGGCCCCGGCGTGGTCGACCTCGTGCCCGGCCCGCTCGGCAAGGGCGAACTGGACGCCGAGCTGCGCCGCCGGGTGCTGGCCGCCCTGCCCCGTACCGCCTTCCTGCCGCGCGCCGCCGAGATGCCGGTGGCCGAGAGCGGCGGCCCCGCCGCGGACCCGCACTCCTGGGACGGTGGCGGCCCGCTCGCGGGCGAGGGCCACGCGCTGCGCCCGGTCGAGGCCGAGGTGGTGGAGGGCGCCACCGCGCAGGCCGTACGCGTACTGGCCGAGGTGCTGCCGACGCTGCTGCCCGCCACGCTCGAACGGCGCCCCGCGCTGCGTCAGTTGGGCGTCGCCCGGCTCACCCTCGCCGACGCGGTCGACCGGCTGGCCGGCGCCGAACGCCCGGCCGACTGGTGGTGGCGGCTCTACGACGCCCTGGCCGGCACCGACGCGGACGTCCTCAGCGGCCTGCCCGTACCGCTCGCCGACGGCCGTACGGTGGTCGGCCCGCGCCAGGTGCTGCTGCCCGTGCGCGGCGAGAACGCCGCCGAGGTGGACCCCGCCGTGCTCGCCCGGCTCGGCCTGCGGCTCGCCCACGCCGACGCCGCCCACCCGCTGCTGGAGAAACTCGGCGCCGCGCCCGCCACCCCGAGGGCCATCCTGACGACCCCCCAGGTACGGGCCGCCGTCGCCGCCTCGCTCGACGACGACAACGCCACCTGGGACGACGAAACCGGCCTGGACGCCGAGGAGTTGGCCGACACCGTGCTCGGCCTCGCCAAGGCCGCGGGCCTCGCGCCCGGCGAGGAGCCCTGGCTGTCCGGGCTCGCCCTGCCCGACGAGGACGGTGAACTCGCCCCCGCCGGTGAACTCGTCCTCCCCGGCAGCCCGCTGGAGGCCGTCCTGCGCGAGGGCGAACTCGGCACCGTGGACGCCGAACTGGCCGACCGCTGGGGTGAACAGCCGCTGACCGCCATCGGGGTGCTCGCCACCTTCGCACTGGTCCGCGCCACCGATGTCGTCCTCGACCCCGACGACCTCGAACCGCGCGACACCGACTGGGCGCAGCCCGACGACGTCGGTCTGCTCGACGCCGTCGACGTCTGGTGCGAGGACATCCTCGACCAGCTCCCCGAGACCGATGTACCGCCCGTGGCCACCGAGATCATCGGCGTGCGCGACCTCGACCTCGTGGACGACGACGCCTGGCCGCAGGCGCTCGCCCTGCTCTCCCGGCCGCCGCTGCGGGACGCCGTGACCGCGCCGGTCCGGGTCCTGCTGCCCGACGGCACGACCGAGTCCGTACGCCCCTACGCCGCCTGGTGGCTGCGCGACCACCCGGTCCTCGACGGCCGCCGCCCGGTCGGCCTGCGCGCGGCCGGCGGCGACCGACTGCTCGCCGGGCTCTACGACGAGGCCGAGACCGACACGGCCGTGGACGAGCAGGTGCTGCGGGCGCTCGGCGTACGGACCTCCGCGGCCGCGCTGCTCGCCGAACCCGGGGGCGCGGCCGAGCTGTTGGGCCGTCTCGCCGACCCCGGACGGCAGGTCGGCGCCGCGCAGCTCCACCGGCTGTACGCGGCGCTCGCCGACCTCGATCCCGAACAGGTCACGCTGCCCGACGAGTTGCGAGCGGTCCTCGACGGCGCGACGGTCGTCGTGGACGCGGCCGACGCGGTGGTCGCCGACGCGCCCGATCTGCTGCCGCTCGCGGACGGGTTGCCGCTGCTGCCCGTGCCGCCGCGGCTGGCCGCCGAGTTGGCCGAGCTGTTCCAGGTACGGCGGCTGAGCGAGGCCGTCGAGGCGGCCGTCGTCTCCGAGGGGGAGGAGCACGAAGTGCTCCCGGCGGTCTTCGATCTGTTGCCGGCCGCGCCGGGGGCGTATGTCGAGCACGAGCAGCTGCTCGTCGGGGACGGAGACGGCGACGGGGTCGAGGTGGACTGGCGGTACGTGGGCGGGGTGCTGCACGCGTCCACGGTGGAGGGGGTCGCGGCTGGGCTCGCCTGGGCGGCGGGGCACTGGGAGCGGCGCTTTGAGGTGGCGGCGTTGTTGGAGGATCCGTCGCGGACAGGGGAGTTGGCGCGGGACCGCTGGTTCGACTGA
- a CDS encoding DUF3027 domain-containing protein: protein MRSRTPDRLCAEAVDVALAVTLEAAGPQSVGEHLGVVAEGDRVVTHLFACNEPAYRGWQWATTLTRASRAKNVTIDETVLLPGPDAVLAPEWVPWSERLRPGDMGPGDLLPTEADDLRLEPGWAGEIVPVETSDDDVVPSVAKIGSVAGELGMGRPRVLSRFGLHTAADRWEEQFGAKTPMAQAAPAQCVSCAFLVPIAGSLSQAFGVCANEFSPADGRLVSLAYGCGGHSEAAVMPAPPRPAPMVLDDLHDTDELDES, encoded by the coding sequence ATGCGAAGCCGTACCCCTGACCGCCTGTGCGCCGAGGCGGTCGATGTCGCGCTGGCCGTGACGCTGGAGGCGGCGGGCCCACAATCCGTCGGTGAGCACCTGGGGGTCGTCGCGGAGGGCGACCGGGTCGTCACCCATCTGTTCGCCTGCAACGAGCCGGCGTACCGGGGCTGGCAGTGGGCCACCACGCTCACCCGGGCCTCGCGCGCCAAGAACGTCACCATCGACGAGACGGTGCTGCTGCCCGGCCCCGACGCCGTGCTCGCGCCCGAGTGGGTGCCGTGGAGCGAGCGGCTGCGCCCCGGCGACATGGGCCCGGGCGATCTGCTGCCCACGGAGGCCGACGACCTGCGGCTCGAACCGGGGTGGGCGGGCGAGATCGTGCCCGTGGAGACCTCGGACGACGACGTGGTGCCCTCGGTGGCGAAGATCGGCTCGGTCGCGGGAGAGCTGGGCATGGGCCGGCCCCGGGTGCTGTCCCGGTTCGGGCTGCACACGGCCGCGGACCGCTGGGAGGAGCAGTTCGGGGCGAAGACCCCGATGGCCCAGGCGGCGCCCGCGCAGTGTGTGAGCTGCGCGTTCCTGGTGCCGATCGCCGGATCGCTGAGCCAGGCGTTCGGGGTGTGCGCGAACGAGTTCTCCCCGGCGGACGGACGGCTGGTCTCCCTGGCGTACGGGTGCGGTGGCCACTCCGAGGCCGCGGTCATGCCGGCGCCGCCCCGCCCGGCACCGATGGTCCTGGACGACCTCCACGACACGGACGAGCTGGACGAGTCGTAG
- a CDS encoding MFS transporter, with the protein MARTVTAGPGPVRSAGRALASGVGRLAGGVRRRVRRTTHAGGAGESGLAKLIELHAVNSAGDMLITIALASTVFFSVPSGEARGRVALYLLVTMAPFALLAPVVGPLLDRLQHGRRAAMAMSMVARAVLAWTMAGVVSTAGLGLYPMALGVLVASKAYGVVRSAVVPRLLPGRTTLVKANSRVTLSGLLATAIAAPVGAGLHVIGPQWPLYGAFAVFVCGALLSMSLPPKVDSSHGESKARLTADEEAPAEPSGVPGKQPGLLGVGSSVLHALQGNSGLRALSGFLTMFLAFMLREHPLGGLTPAMSLGVVGVAAGAGNALGTALGAWLKARGPEVIIGGVLVCALTAATVAAGWYSLVTVGAVAAVAGISQALAKLSLDALIQRDVPERVRTSAFARSETALQLSWVVGGGIGILLPLNGSLGMAVAACLVLLAFSVSVRGLLGAARRGGTARARVA; encoded by the coding sequence GTGGCACGAACCGTGACCGCGGGCCCAGGGCCCGTACGCAGCGCCGGGCGCGCCCTCGCGAGCGGCGTGGGGCGGCTGGCGGGTGGCGTACGCCGCCGTGTCCGCCGGACGACACACGCGGGGGGCGCGGGCGAGTCGGGTCTGGCCAAACTCATCGAGCTGCACGCGGTCAACTCCGCGGGCGACATGCTGATCACCATCGCGCTGGCCAGCACGGTGTTCTTCTCGGTGCCCAGCGGCGAGGCCCGCGGCCGGGTCGCGCTGTATCTGCTGGTCACCATGGCGCCGTTCGCGCTCCTCGCCCCGGTGGTCGGACCCCTGCTCGACCGGTTGCAGCACGGCCGCAGGGCCGCGATGGCGATGTCCATGGTGGCCCGCGCGGTGCTGGCCTGGACGATGGCCGGGGTGGTCTCGACCGCCGGCCTCGGCCTGTATCCGATGGCGCTGGGTGTGCTGGTGGCCTCGAAGGCGTACGGGGTCGTGCGCAGCGCGGTGGTGCCGCGGCTGCTCCCGGGCCGTACCACTTTGGTGAAGGCGAACTCCCGGGTCACCCTCTCGGGTCTGCTGGCGACGGCCATAGCGGCGCCGGTCGGGGCCGGGCTGCACGTCATCGGACCGCAGTGGCCGCTCTACGGGGCCTTCGCCGTCTTCGTCTGCGGCGCGCTGCTGTCGATGTCGCTGCCGCCGAAGGTGGACTCCTCGCACGGCGAGAGCAAGGCCCGGCTGACCGCGGACGAGGAGGCGCCGGCCGAGCCCTCCGGGGTGCCGGGCAAGCAGCCGGGCCTGCTCGGCGTCGGCTCCTCGGTGCTGCACGCGCTCCAGGGCAATTCGGGGCTGAGGGCGCTGTCCGGCTTCCTGACGATGTTCCTGGCGTTCATGCTGCGCGAGCATCCGCTCGGCGGGCTGACCCCGGCGATGTCGCTCGGCGTCGTGGGTGTGGCGGCGGGCGCGGGCAACGCGCTCGGCACGGCGCTCGGCGCGTGGCTCAAGGCGCGCGGGCCCGAGGTGATCATCGGCGGTGTGCTGGTCTGCGCGCTGACGGCGGCCACCGTCGCGGCGGGCTGGTACAGCCTGGTGACGGTCGGCGCGGTCGCGGCCGTGGCGGGCATCTCGCAGGCGCTGGCGAAGCTGTCGCTCGACGCGCTGATCCAGCGCGATGTGCCCGAGCGGGTGCGGACCTCGGCCTTCGCCCGCTCCGAGACCGCCCTCCAGCTGTCGTGGGTGGTCGGCGGCGGCATCGGGATACTCCTGCCGCTCAACGGTTCGCTGGGCATGGCGGTGGCGGCCTGCCTGGTGCTGCTGGCCTTCTCGGTGTCGGTACGCGGCCTGTTGGGGGCCGCCCGCCGGGGCGGTACGGCGCGCGCCCGGGTGGCCTGA
- a CDS encoding futalosine hydrolase, producing the protein MTGRPPHPSVPARLLVITAVAPERDAVLAGLDGAADVVAGGVGPAAAAASTATALARAEAAGRPYGLVVSAGIGGGFAPAAPVGTVAVASAIVAADLGVRTAEGFVPVDELGFGASRHLPPAALSRAVAEALHAAYGPVLTVSTVTGTAERAAELTARHPDAVAEAMEGFGVAAAAAAAGVPVLEIRTVSNAVGPRDRAAWRIGEALAALTTAFGKLPAALEVEAKHG; encoded by the coding sequence ATGACCGGGCGCCCGCCCCACCCGTCCGTGCCCGCCCGGCTGCTCGTGATCACCGCGGTGGCACCGGAGCGCGACGCCGTGCTGGCGGGGCTGGACGGTGCCGCCGATGTCGTCGCGGGCGGGGTCGGCCCCGCGGCGGCCGCCGCCTCCACCGCGACCGCGCTGGCCCGCGCCGAGGCGGCGGGACGCCCGTACGGCCTGGTGGTCTCGGCCGGCATCGGCGGCGGTTTCGCCCCGGCCGCGCCGGTGGGCACGGTCGCCGTCGCGTCCGCGATCGTGGCCGCGGACCTCGGGGTACGGACGGCCGAGGGCTTCGTACCGGTCGACGAGCTGGGCTTCGGCGCCTCGCGCCACCTGCCGCCGGCCGCGCTGAGCCGGGCCGTCGCCGAGGCGCTGCACGCGGCGTACGGGCCCGTTCTCACGGTGTCCACGGTGACCGGTACGGCCGAGCGCGCCGCCGAGCTGACCGCCCGCCACCCGGACGCGGTGGCCGAGGCGATGGAGGGGTTCGGGGTGGCGGCGGCCGCCGCCGCGGCCGGCGTACCCGTACTGGAGATCCGTACGGTGTCCAACGCCGTCGGCCCCCGGGACCGGGCGGCCTGGCGGATCGGCGAGGCACTGGCGGCGCTGACGACGGCGTTCGGGAAGCTCCCGGCCGCGCTGGAGGTTGAGGCAAAGCATGGCTAG
- a CDS encoding 1,4-dihydroxy-6-naphthoate synthase, with the protein MASNADNASNADNAQNTAEPAPGRPGTADGDALRIAYSPCPNDTFVFHAWAHGLIPDAPPLDVTFADIDLTNGMAERGEFDVLKVSYAVLPWVLDEYALLPCGGALGRGCGPLVLTREPGVDLAGKTVAVPSERSTAYLLFRLWAAAEVPGGVGEIVVLPFHEIMPAVRDGRVDAGLVIHEARFTYQNYGLHSLADMGEHWESTTGLPIPLGAIIAKRSLGKERLHALAEAARDSVRRAWDDPDASRAYVLAHSQEMDPAVADQHIGLYVNEFTADLGEDGYAAVRGLLTRAAAEGLVPPLGADALAF; encoded by the coding sequence ATGGCTAGCAACGCGGACAACGCAAGCAACGCTGACAACGCACAGAACACGGCTGAGCCGGCGCCCGGCCGGCCGGGCACGGCGGACGGCGACGCGTTGCGGATCGCGTACTCCCCCTGTCCCAACGACACCTTCGTCTTCCACGCCTGGGCGCACGGCCTGATCCCCGACGCGCCGCCGCTCGATGTGACCTTCGCCGACATCGACCTCACCAACGGGATGGCCGAGCGCGGCGAGTTCGACGTCCTCAAGGTCTCGTACGCGGTGCTGCCGTGGGTGCTGGACGAGTACGCGCTGCTGCCCTGCGGCGGCGCGCTGGGCCGCGGCTGCGGGCCGCTGGTGCTCACCCGTGAGCCCGGGGTGGACCTGGCGGGCAAGACGGTGGCGGTGCCGAGCGAGCGGTCGACCGCGTATCTGCTCTTCCGGCTGTGGGCGGCGGCCGAGGTGCCCGGCGGGGTCGGCGAGATCGTGGTGCTGCCCTTCCACGAGATCATGCCCGCGGTCCGCGACGGCCGGGTGGACGCGGGTCTGGTGATCCACGAAGCCCGCTTCACCTATCAGAACTACGGGCTGCACAGCCTCGCGGACATGGGCGAGCACTGGGAGTCCACCACCGGGCTGCCGATCCCGCTGGGCGCGATCATCGCCAAGCGCTCGCTGGGCAAGGAGCGGCTGCACGCGCTGGCGGAGGCCGCGCGCGACTCGGTGCGCAGGGCGTGGGACGACCCGGACGCCTCCCGCGCGTATGTGCTCGCGCACTCCCAGGAGATGGACCCGGCGGTCGCCGACCAGCACATCGGGCTGTACGTCAACGAGTTCACCGCCGATCTGGGCGAGGACGGCTACGCGGCCGTACGGGGTCTGCTCACCCGGGCGGCGGCCGAAGGGCTTGTACCGCCGCTGGGCGCGGACGCGCTGGCTTTTTAG
- a CDS encoding cold-shock protein, which produces MPTGKVKWFNSEKGFGFLSRDDGGDVFVHSSVLPDGVAALKPGQRVEFGVVAGQRGDQALSVTLLDPAPSVAAAQRRKPDELLPIVQDLTTLLEDVARSLQRGKYPDKAHGHKIASVLRVVADQLDV; this is translated from the coding sequence GTGCCTACCGGCAAGGTCAAGTGGTTCAACAGCGAGAAGGGCTTCGGCTTTCTCTCCCGCGATGACGGCGGCGACGTCTTCGTGCACTCCTCGGTGCTGCCCGACGGCGTGGCGGCCCTCAAGCCCGGACAGCGCGTGGAATTCGGAGTCGTCGCGGGACAGCGCGGCGACCAGGCACTTTCGGTGACTCTGCTCGACCCCGCCCCCTCCGTCGCGGCCGCTCAGCGCCGCAAGCCGGACGAGCTGCTGCCCATCGTGCAGGACCTCACGACCCTGCTGGAGGACGTCGCCCGCTCGCTCCAGCGCGGCAAGTACCCGGACAAGGCGCACGGCCACAAGATCGCCTCCGTGCTGCGGGTCGTGGCGGACCAGCTGGACGTATGA
- a CDS encoding HAD family hydrolase translates to MGGVTNDLSAPTPVPTPVRTPTPQPSVPQPGAPSPRSPLTVGFDLDMTLVDSRPGIRAVFERLAAETGVFIDGDLAVTRLGPPLEQELAHWFPAEHVQEMGDRYRALYVDHAIVPSPAMPGAAESVAAVRAAGGRPVVVTAKYEPSARLHLTHLGIDAELRGWLWAEAKARALIEYGAAVYVGDHTGDVRGARAAGALSVAVTTGPFDAETLRAAGADVVLGDLTEFPAWFADYSSAAA, encoded by the coding sequence ATGGGTGGCGTGACCAACGATCTCTCCGCGCCGACGCCGGTCCCGACGCCGGTCCGGACGCCGACCCCGCAGCCGTCCGTTCCCCAGCCGGGAGCCCCGAGCCCCCGCTCCCCGCTGACCGTCGGCTTCGACCTGGACATGACCCTGGTCGACTCGCGGCCCGGCATCCGGGCGGTGTTCGAGCGGCTGGCCGCCGAGACCGGTGTCTTCATCGACGGGGATCTGGCCGTGACCCGGCTCGGGCCGCCGCTGGAGCAGGAGCTCGCCCACTGGTTCCCGGCCGAGCACGTCCAGGAGATGGGCGACCGCTACCGCGCCCTCTACGTGGACCACGCGATCGTGCCCTCACCCGCGATGCCGGGCGCGGCGGAATCCGTCGCGGCGGTGCGGGCGGCGGGCGGACGGCCGGTCGTCGTCACCGCCAAGTACGAGCCGAGCGCCCGGCTGCACCTCACCCACCTCGGCATCGACGCGGAACTGCGCGGCTGGCTGTGGGCGGAGGCGAAGGCGCGGGCGCTGATCGAGTACGGCGCGGCCGTCTACGTCGGGGACCACACCGGGGACGTACGCGGCGCCCGGGCCGCGGGGGCGCTGTCGGTGGCGGTGACCACCGGGCCGTTCGACGCGGAGACGCTGCGCGCGGCCGGGGCCGATGTCGTACTCGGCGACCTGACCGAGTTCCCCGCCTGGTTCGCGGACTACAGCTCGGCGGCGGCCTGA
- a CDS encoding helicase C-terminal domain-containing protein, with protein MTTGGRGTEPRTLAEDLRARDDEALALLLRTRPDLLTPVPTDLTQLATRAATRASVLRTLDQLDAFTHQVAEALAVSPDPCGYESLRALMTGRPPAPPAPPRTATPADAPDHPGGTGGEAGLAAGEGGLDVGTYEGVVAQLPRALDVLRARALVWGGEDRLRLVRTARDILAPSPTVVSATGLGPSVGEATAGMSPARLQEIVADAGLPATHDPISAIAALTALFGDPQRLTALLAGAPAAAGAVLERLVWGPPYGEVRDATVPVRAATATTPVQWLLARGLLLPSGRHNVVLPREAALTLRGGRAHRVPEPLPPPLAPVPRQQRTVDLTAAGQALTAVRTVTEVVTEWQTGGPAVLRAGGISVRDLKRAATALDLPEPQTAFWLELAYAAGLIATDGELDEAYAPTPAADDWRQLPPHEQWTVLAGAWLGTTRTPGLVGSRDAKGRALAALGPDLDRALTPQVRRRTLGLLAELPPGSAATRDSLLARLRWDRPLRAGADAFRADLLSWTLHDAETLGITGRGALAAHGRAMLAPKGDARTKGEARTGGDPGATAAALLAPLLPEPLDHVLLQADLTAVAPGPLVGPLADTLGVLADIESKGGATVYRFTPESVRRALDAGRTAAELQAFLTAHSRTPVPQPLSYLIDDMARRHGTLRVGAAAAYLRCDDDALLAELLADRRASGLGLRRLAPTVLAAQADPSTLLERLRAMGLAPAAESAEGDVLITRPDAKRTPPRTPPVPLTDGPPTPDTALLGAAVKAIRAGDRAATAVHRAPAAAASGDGLPRTPAADTLATMQAATLSGESLWIGYVNADGAASQRVIAPVRVEGGYVTAYDHTADEVRTFALHRITGVSELTDTPT; from the coding sequence ATGACGACCGGAGGCCGCGGCACGGAGCCGCGCACGCTCGCGGAGGACCTGCGCGCCCGAGACGACGAGGCGCTGGCCCTTCTCCTGCGCACCCGCCCGGACCTCCTGACGCCCGTCCCCACGGACCTCACCCAGCTCGCCACCAGGGCCGCGACCCGCGCGTCCGTGCTCCGCACGCTGGACCAGCTCGACGCGTTCACCCACCAGGTGGCCGAGGCACTGGCCGTGTCCCCGGACCCCTGCGGCTACGAATCACTCCGCGCGCTGATGACGGGCCGCCCACCCGCACCCCCGGCCCCGCCCAGAACCGCCACGCCCGCCGACGCGCCCGACCACCCCGGCGGGACGGGGGGCGAGGCCGGGCTCGCCGCAGGCGAAGGTGGGCTGGACGTCGGGACCTACGAGGGCGTCGTGGCCCAGTTGCCGCGGGCGCTGGACGTGCTGCGGGCGCGGGCGCTGGTGTGGGGCGGCGAGGACCGGCTGCGGCTCGTACGGACGGCCCGCGACATCCTCGCCCCCTCCCCCACCGTCGTCTCGGCCACCGGCCTCGGCCCGTCCGTCGGCGAGGCGACAGCCGGCATGTCACCGGCCCGGTTGCAGGAGATCGTCGCGGACGCGGGCCTGCCCGCGACCCACGACCCGATCAGCGCCATCGCCGCGCTCACCGCCCTCTTCGGCGACCCGCAACGCCTCACCGCGCTGCTGGCGGGCGCGCCGGCCGCCGCCGGGGCCGTACTGGAACGCCTGGTGTGGGGCCCGCCCTACGGCGAAGTACGGGACGCCACCGTGCCCGTACGAGCCGCGACCGCCACCACCCCCGTGCAGTGGCTGCTCGCCCGCGGCCTGCTGCTCCCCTCGGGCCGGCACAACGTCGTACTGCCCCGCGAGGCCGCCCTGACCCTGCGCGGCGGCCGCGCCCACCGCGTACCCGAGCCGCTGCCCCCGCCCCTGGCGCCCGTCCCCCGCCAGCAGCGCACGGTCGACCTCACGGCGGCGGGCCAGGCGCTCACCGCGGTCCGGACCGTCACCGAGGTCGTCACCGAGTGGCAGACCGGCGGCCCTGCGGTGCTGCGGGCCGGCGGCATCAGCGTCCGCGACCTCAAGCGAGCCGCGACCGCCCTCGACCTGCCCGAGCCGCAGACCGCCTTCTGGCTCGAACTCGCCTACGCCGCCGGTCTGATCGCCACCGACGGCGAACTCGACGAGGCGTACGCGCCCACGCCCGCCGCCGACGACTGGCGGCAGCTCCCGCCGCACGAGCAGTGGACCGTACTGGCCGGCGCCTGGCTCGGCACGACCCGTACGCCCGGTCTCGTCGGCAGCCGCGACGCCAAGGGCCGGGCGCTGGCCGCGCTCGGCCCCGATCTGGACCGGGCGCTGACCCCGCAGGTACGCCGCCGTACGCTCGGGCTGCTCGCCGAGCTGCCGCCCGGTTCCGCCGCCACCCGCGACTCGCTGCTGGCCCGGCTGCGCTGGGACCGTCCGCTGCGGGCGGGCGCGGACGCCTTCCGCGCGGACCTGCTCAGCTGGACGCTGCACGACGCCGAGACCCTGGGCATCACCGGGCGCGGCGCGCTCGCCGCCCACGGCCGAGCGATGCTCGCGCCAAAGGGTGACGCCCGCACCAAGGGCGAGGCCCGGACCGGGGGCGACCCGGGGGCGACCGCCGCCGCGCTGCTCGCCCCGCTGCTGCCCGAACCCCTCGACCACGTGCTGCTCCAGGCCGACCTGACCGCCGTCGCGCCCGGCCCGCTGGTCGGCCCGCTCGCCGACACCCTCGGCGTGCTCGCCGACATCGAGTCCAAGGGCGGCGCGACCGTCTACCGCTTCACGCCCGAGTCGGTGCGCCGCGCCCTGGACGCGGGCCGTACGGCGGCCGAACTCCAGGCGTTCCTGACCGCGCACTCCCGTACGCCGGTCCCGCAGCCGCTCAGCTACCTCATCGACGACATGGCCCGCCGCCACGGCACCCTTCGGGTCGGCGCGGCCGCCGCCTATCTGCGCTGCGACGATGACGCGCTGCTCGCCGAACTCCTCGCCGACCGCCGCGCCTCGGGTCTTGGCCTGCGCCGCCTCGCGCCGACCGTGCTGGCCGCGCAGGCGGACCCGTCCACGCTGCTGGAACGGCTGCGGGCGATGGGGCTCGCGCCCGCCGCCGAGTCCGCCGAGGGCGACGTGCTGATCACCCGGCCGGACGCCAAGCGCACCCCGCCGCGTACGCCGCCCGTCCCGCTCACGGACGGTCCGCCGACCCCCGACACCGCGCTGCTCGGCGCCGCGGTCAAGGCGATCCGGGCGGGTGACCGGGCCGCCACCGCCGTGCACCGCGCGCCCGCCGCGGCCGCCTCGGGCGACGGCCTTCCCCGCACCCCGGCTGCCGACACGCTGGCCACGATGCAGGCGGCCACGCTCAGCGGCGAGTCCCTGTGGATCGGCTACGTGAACGCGGACGGCGCCGCCAGCCAGCGCGTGATCGCCCCGGTCCGCGTCGAGGGCGGCTACGTCACCGCGTACGACCACACCGCCGACGAGGTCCGCACCTTCGCCCTCCACCGCATCACGGGCGTCTCCGAACTCACCGACACCCCCACCTGA